The DNA segment GTTTTTCATGGCAGCGTAGATTACGTTGGTTCCGCCACTCAGCCGGTCCGATCGGTCCATAGTTGGTTGACGGTTCGAGTCCGATGCGTCGATTCACGATTCCTTCAACGCTCGAGCACGATACCGCCAGCACCAATGGCAACGTCGACCTCTCCCAGGGCAACGGCCCGCAGATCCGCTTCGGTAGGAGACGATATCGGTTCCCATCCAGCCGAGGGGACCCGGTGATAGATCCGTCCCTCCGCTCCGACCGCGATGGTCTCATCAGTAGACTGATCAATGCCGTGAAGAGCGACGGAGCCCGCACTAACCGGGGTCCAGTTCTCGCAGGGACGATCATAACGATAGATCCGACCATTACCGCCTGCGACCAACAGGGTCTCCTCGTCCGCGTACAGGTCGAAGAAGTTGACCTGTGCGTTCTGGATGCCGATGTCCTCCCAGTCCTCCTCTGCTTCCACGAAGACGTTACCGCTGGTGTCGATGGCATAGGGCGTCCCGCCACCGAAATCGAGCGCCGGAATGGTCGATCCACTGCCCGGTTTTACCGCCTCGCCGTACTGGGAACATCCGTCCCCATCGATCGTGATAGGGAACACCTCTCCCGAGCCGTTGGCTACTCGGAGTCGCTCATCATCATCCGCGTCCGTGACGGCAATCGCCTCCCAGGTGCTCGTCCGCTCTTCAGGTGCGGAGTAATCGTATTTTCGCCCGGTTTCTATGTCGTACATGCCCAACGCACCGCTCGAGCCGGCGAACCAAACCCGCTTGCCGTCGCTCGTGACGTCGATTGCGGTAAGGGTGTTGTGTTTCGTCGCGGGACCGGAATCGATGCGCAGATCCCATGATCCCTCGTTCCGTCGAAATACGTTCCCTTCCGCACCAACGACGTAGGGTCCCTCAACGGTTTGGACGACGTCGTGAAGCGATTTCGAGGTGGGGGTTTCTACAATGCTCCATTCACCGTCTCCGTCGTCATCTGGCGCCTGATTCTCGGAGTCCGAGTCGGTCTCTTGCTGCGAATTTCCTCCGCGAATTCGATGCACGAACGAGGACACTGATTCCTTTAGACTCATTAGTAGATATACATCCGTCACTAATCGAACGATCGACCGTTCTCCCGACGAGGGATCACCTCCCTCTTGAGCGTTAGAAGGCGATGATTCCGACGCCACGATACGCAAGACCGGATGGAATCCATGCCAGCAGGCCGACTACGACCGCAGCCGGCCAGTCAGTGGGTGTATACCGCTTGACGATTACGATCCATGCCAACGGCGGTAGAACTAATCCTATGACAGGAACCCAACCGAAAAAGACGTGGATGATTGCCCATACGAACGTTCCTAGAACTGCTATGGCGATCGCTCGGTATGGTGTTACCGCCTGTTCGTGGGACGTTACCTGCTCAACGGCCAAATAGGAGAGTCCGAAGTAGATTCCTGGCGCCGTCACGACCAACACCGCAACGACGCCGAGAACCGCAGCCAGCAGGAGACTCATCCTCGTCCTCCCTCATATCCGGTCGAAGTCGAACCGGACGGATGAACGGCAAACGCCTTTGTGTGGCTGTCCTCTCTCACCTGTTTTACGGTCCTCTCTGCGACTTTCCAGTCGTTTTTAGGTTTAGCTGCCAAGTTGATATTCTGATGCATACATTGACACATACTTACGTTTCCCGTCCTATACTGTTAGAATCGGCTCGACGCTTCCGATGCGGCCACTGTCTCGCCGAACGCAATAACAACGAGGTGAGAGGCCGCTGACGCCCATCCTTCACGATCACCTCCGTGAGAATTCGTCACAACATCCGCAACGGCGACTGGCGGCGGCTGCCGCCAAAGCCGCGCTCGGGGCTTGATCCCGTACGTCGGCCTGATTACCGAACGCGGTATTGAACTGCGTGTACATGGCTGATCTCGAACGAGCGTTTCCCGGACCTTGAAAGGAGTCGGTTACCTGAGACGCCTCTCGAACCACTGCCATTCACGAGTGAACATACCGTTCTGCTTGAGATTCCAGACATCGGCGTCCGTAATCCTCTCGCCGGTTCGGAGGGATTTGACCATGTTCAAGAGCCAGAGTATCTGTCCGAACCCCATGACGTATGCACCGACCGTTGCGAGCTGTTGGAGTGGCGCGAACTGGAGGGGGTACGTTGCTGATCGGCGCGGCAACCCCTGCATTCCTAGCAGGAGTAGAATGCCGAACGTAACGAGAGCGCCGATCATCGTCAACCAGAAGTGAGCCATCGCTAGGTTACGATCATAGTGCTGACCGGTGAGCAGCGGGAACCAGTAATAGCATGCACCAAAGAGAGCGAAAACGATCATCCCCACTAGAATGAAATGAAAGTGACCGACGACATAGTAGGTGCCGTGGTAGCGGAGATTGACGGGCAATGCCGCGAGAAACACCCCGGTAATACCGCCGAGATTGAAGTTGAAGATCGCTCCCGTACAGAACAGCAGTGGCGGTGTCACCTGAACCCGTCCGTCCCACAGCGTCGCAATCCAGTTGAACACTTTCACCGCACTCGGTAGTGCGATAGCGAGAGTTACGGCCATGAAGGAGGAACGAATCCGAGGATCGACGCCGGTCGTGAACATGTGGTGGCCCCACACACCAAACGAGAGGACGCCGATTGCGAGCGTCGAATAGACGACGAACTTGAAGCCGAACAGTGTCCGACCCGTAAACTTGGGGAGAATCAGACTAATAAGGCCCATGGCGGGAAGCGTGAGAATGTACACCTCCGGATGGCCGAAGAACCAGAACAGATGCTGATAGAGGATGTATCCGCCCCCCTCAACCGTAAAGAAGGTCGTTCCCACGTTGCGATCCAGGAGTATCATCAGGAGCACGGCGCCCAGTATGGGAAAGGCGAAGACCACAATCCCACTTGTGGTCAGTATCGTCCAGGAGAAAATGTCGAGACGTTCCCAGCCGACGTCCTCATCGCGCTGGATCATGATTGTGACGATGAAATTAATCGCGCTTAGGATCGTGCTCACTCCGCTCAAGTGCAGTCCCAGCAGAACCAGATCGATCGTGAGGTTTAGCTCTCGAATGGAGAGCGGCGGATAAAACGTCCAGCCGGTCATCGGGGGTCTGATTGCGACGATCCCGAGCGTGTTCGCCAGAATTCCCGATCGCATCAACAGGAGCGCCATCGGAAGAAGCCAGAACGCGACGGCATTCACGCGGGGAAACGCCATGTCATCGGCCCCTACCAGCAACGGTACCAAGTGATTACTAAGTCCGAAGGCGACCGGCGTTGCAAAGAGAAACAACATCGACAGTCCATGGGTCGTAAACAACGCGTTGTACGTCTCCACCCCCCAAATGCCCGCGGTCGGTGTGAGGAGCTCAGTCCGTACCATGATCGCGTCCGTAGCGCCCCACAGTCCGACGAAACCGCCGAAAACGAGATAGAGGTAGCCGATGTCCTTGTGATCGACGGTCGTCATCCACCGCTGTAGACCATTCGGCTTCGAGTACGAGCTATTTTCCTCCATCTCACGCCTCAGTGGATCGGATCAGCTTCAGTCTTGATACCAGGGCCATTCGAGAGAAGCGGCTATCCGGTTAGGGGCTGTACCGTGAACTCCATGAACTCGCGGACGCCCAGTATTCCGATGACGGTTGCGAGCACGAAGGCGAATATCGGACTGATCGCGTAGATCGCCCCTCCGATTAGCGCGCTGGGAATCGTGAGGACGTCTCGGACCAGACGGTATGACTCGGTACCTTTATCGCCACCCCCGCGACCTGTTTCGGCAGCGATTAACGCCTCCCGCGCTGGACGTCCAGCGAAACGAAGCCCGAAAATCGCGAACAGAATGCCGAGCGAGAGTGGCGTCGTCGCCATACCGATGAGCACCAGGGGAAACAGCGCAGAGATGAAAAAACTCGCAAACACGGTTCCGCAGCGGCCGTTTCGTGAGGTGAAGTAACTTACGGGTACGGTTGCTATTAACCCGGTAGAGACTTCTAGGAATATTAGCACACCGAAGAACGCGCTGGCACTGAGTTGATATCCGAACAGGTGGGCGTTGAACTCCAGAACACTGGTGACGGTGACGACGATGAAAACAGAGACCATTCCGAGAGCGAACTGAACCAGCGTATCGCCGATCAACAGTGGTCGAAGTCCATCGGGAAGCGACCGTACCTCCGAGAGGATCGCTGTCCACCCCCTGAATTGTCGCGTCGATACGGTTCTAGGTTCCGTATCGGCGTGATAGTAGATGACCGCTGCGGTTACGCCGGCAGCAGCGGTAACGGCGAGAATCACTTGAAACCCGATAACGAATCCGGGGACGGCAGCGAGTAAGGCGGTCACGAGCAGTATCCCGGCTACCAGACCACCCAGCTGAACCAGCTTGGTCCTGAGGCGGGACTCGGGCATGTGCTCGCGAAGCCAGCTGTTGCCCGTTATACCAATGGTCTCGAGCCCAATGGGTCGCCATGATCCGATGAGAACGACTCCGAGGAGGACGTAGACCCACGCTGGTATCGGTTCGAGTCGCCCTAACTGTGGTGCGATAAGCCAGAGGAGTAGGCCCGATGAGGCTATCGTCCCCATCAGAGCCAAGCTATCGACGCTATTTGACGTCTTTTGAAAGTACCGCCAGAGATAGGGATACGAAACGGCTAGCAGCATAACCACGCTACCGAACAATCCAATGATAGCGGGATGAGCCCCCAGTAGTCGTAGATACTCCGGTATGTACCGGCTTATCACGTAGATCAGGACGGTAAACATGACCGCTATCGCCGATATTGAAGAGAAATTCGATTCACATCCATCAACACGTTCGATAAGTCGTCTAATTTTATCTAACATAGTCAGATACTGTGGCTAGATCACTCGAAGATAACTTCACGAGCGTACCTCATCACTCCATCCGCGATCCGTCTCTGATCGTCCGATATGACTCCCATAGTCGCCGCTTGAGTTTTCTAATACCCTGCCAAAGCAGCCGCAGGGCGACTCCCAATTCATCGAATCCCGACCGAAACGACGCCAACGCTTCGTCGGTTTGGTCGCTAGCCTCGTCGAACGAACGCAGCAGTTCCCGAACGCCAGCATCGACAATCTCACCGGATTCCTTGACCTGATTGAGTACACGTTCGAGCCGTGTCGGGACGTTCCAGATCCACTGTTCGAGTCGGTTCGGCCCATACGCCAGGTATACCTGTCCGAGAAAAACCGGTGTGAAGAGTAGATTCAACGCCGTAGTGTACTCTCCGGAGACGTGTCCGCCAACCTCACCCTGGACTGGAATCAATCCCAAACCGCCCATGAGATAGTGAACGACGACACCGGCGAGTACCGCAGCGAGAAACAATGCACTGAACAGCACTGTGGCCAGACGCCAACCGTAATATTTCCGATATAAATTGGTCAGGGGAGGGATGATCATGTCGGCATAGACGAACGCAAGAACGCTCCCAAACGGTAGCCCGTTCGTCCAGAGCACGAGTGCAAAGGGAACGTTCCCGATGGAACACATGAACGTGAGAACTCCGATGAGAACCGCTATTGCGGTGTTGAGAACTACCAGCGAGAACGTCCCTTCCGCGCTGAATAGTGCTTCCCACCAAGAAGCGGGAACGAACGCACCAACGAAGCCAGCAAGAACGAAACCGATGGCGATGTCCACCCAGAGCATATCCCACTCTTTGATCGTCGTTCTTGCCGCCGTCTTCCAGCCCTGAACGGACGATATCGTCTCCAACCACGAGCGGTCCTCCGAACGTTCCACCTGTGATTCGTACGCGCTGAGACACCCTGTACAGCAGAACTGCTCAAGATCACCGTCGAAATGCTGTGTAATACCCTCGTCAGCCGGCGTATCGACCGTCATCCCGCAGGCTGCACATTCGGCCTCCTCCCTCTTATGGAGGTGCGCGCGGGCATCCTCGAACCACCGCATAGGGACGACGTGTTTGAACGATATGATCAACAGGATGACAACGATGATGCCACCGATGTACTCGCCGACCACGAACTGCCAGCCGAGCAGTACCCATATCACCAATCCGAGCTCGATGACGAGGTTGGTACTGGCGAACATGAAGGCGCCCAGGCTGGCGACGCCCGATGCTCCCTTCTTGAACAGGGTCTTGCTGGTGCTGACGGCGGAATATGAGCAACTCGACGAGGCTGCTCCGAAGAGCGTCCCCAAACCGACCTCTTTCCACCCTCGTCCTCCTAGCGTGCGCGTCATTTGTTTCTCGCTCACGAACGCTTCGATGGCTCCGGCAAGCGTGAAGCCGAGAACGAGCGCCCACCAGGTCTCCCAAGCCATCCGAACCGTGAGCTCGAGAGCCTCTAGTAAGGTCGTTCCGAGAGACAGGAATACAGTTACTTGATCCATTGTAGGATGCTGATGTGGCTCGAATCGACGCTGAATGCGGTTATCTGGCTACCAACGATCGCTCTCAATTAACAACGTGATGGCTGCTGAGCTGATGGTCGTATTCCCCGACTATACGACTGACTGGTGTTACGAACGGGCGCTCCTCCCGCGGAAGATACGGACGCTAGGCTGATCCGATCAGGGATCACCCATGCCGACACTACTGCATGTCCCCCGGATCCGACGTACGAGCCTCGATACAAGGCGCAGCCATAAAACGCGTTCGAGCGTGCAGAACGTTACACTGTGTAGCGTCCAGTCTCGTTGTAATGACCGAAATGACCGCGATTCGTAACCGTCGAAACGGCAAGGTTACCGGAACCGTTCGAGGATTAGGCCCCCATCACCGACCGCGACATCAGCGTAATCGGTCGTGCCGAGCGTGACCCCGCGTAAGGTCTTCGAGGTGGGCGTGTTCTGTGATTTCCACTTGGAATCTGTGAACTCATAGACGGCCCCACTTGCACCGACGACGAATCCCCGGTCCCTCGAGCGATCTATGGCGTTGAGTCCGTTCCTACCGACCTCCAACCGGAGCCAGTCGAATCCGTTGTAGAGGAAGATCGATCCCTCCCCCGTCACGACGTTGATTGTCTGTGCGTTCAGTGCTACGACGTCATTGAGCGCCGAATCCGAGCTCCGGATGCCGATCCGCTGCCACTCGTCGCCTCCGGCGGTTCCGTAGACGCCACCGTTTCCATCGGTAATGAACCCGGCGCCGTCAGTGAATTCGACGGCAGTCGGCTCCGTTCCGTTTCCGGGTTTAGTGACCTCTCTCCAGTCGATGTCTCCGTTTCGATTCGTTCCAGACAACAGTTCACCCGATCCGTTGATCAGATGAATCCGTTCCTCCCCTGCTCGTCCGACGACAGCGATGTCTTCCCAACTACTCGTTTTTTCCTTCGGTGCCGAGCGATCCGTCCCCTCCCCGTTGAGTACGTCACGTTGGCCAACCGCCCCACTACTGCCGGCAAACCAGACATGTCGACCGTCGTCGGTGACGGCCGCTCCGGACAACCGATTCGCCGCACTAGCTGGACCGTCCTCAGAGACGACCTCCCACTCATCCGAGCGACGGGCTACGATTTTGCCCGCCTCGCCGACAGCATACGGTCCTTCGAAAGTCACAACGACATCGTATAGGGTTTCTTCAATCGGCGAGTCGATTTCGTTCCAGCCGTATTCAGCGTCGTCTCCGTCTCCGAGACAGCCGCCGAGTCCGGTTAGAACCATAGAGGTTCCTGTTAGAGCCAGAAACTGACGCCGGGTCTGGCTGCTATGTGGTGTGTTATTCATATAATTTTTGTGAATGTTAGCGGATGATCAGCATCTGATCCGGTTCGGTCGTATCTGTGGTCTGACGACGTAACGACGTACTTATCGTACGTACTCGGGTGTCTCCCGTTTCGGAAGGAACGCACCCGGAGCAGCGGTCTGTTTCGCGATCGTTGCGACACGAAGCATGAAGGAGAGTAGAATCGCCAGGGGAGCAAACGCCACCGACAGTCCAAAGCTCACACCGATCTGGAGCACCAGAGGGTGATGAGGCGACGGATCGCCTGTAGCGAACAGCATTACCAGAAACATCGAGACTACGAACGCGACCGTTCCACTCACAGCGATCAGGCGTGATAGATTCGACAGTTCCTGTTGAATATATATGGCTTTGAAGTACTGTCGCAGAACGTCCAGCGAAAGGGACAGCTCTTGGAGGTCGTCAAGCAGATCGATGGCGCTGTCCGATAACGTATCGTCATACTTCTTCTGCAGTCTTCGGGCGACGTTGACGTTTTTCGAGTACGTGTCCCCGATCATCGGGAGGAGAACCTCAATTAACGAGAGATTGGCGTCGGCCAACTGATCATCCATCTCCTCGACATGCGAACGGGTCATGCGGGTATATCTGCAGATGTCCTCGAGCAGCTCTCCTTCTCCGGTGTGGGAATCAGAGACAACTTGTCGTAGCGCAATTGCCCGGTCGGAAACCAGTTCGACGACCTGTGCGAGAAACAGGGCCGGATCGGTCGGTGCAACTGGTTCATCTGCGATCATCTTCTGGAGGTCGACGCGAAACTCATGGACGCTATCAATGCGTTCGCGAAGGCCAGCAGGAGTCTCGAACAAACGGGAAACGGTGAGTTGGTTCACTGAGATCACGATCGGGACGAACGAGAACAACCCCGCGATTATAGTGCTGAACATCGTCGTAACGAACCGACTCTCTCTGACCCCGATCACGTTCGTGAGGGTGAGTAGAAGCGACAGAACGAACACCGCTCCTACTAAGAGACCGACGATGATCCACCTATCACCCTCCAGCAAAGCCCACCGGCGGAATCGATTCTGCCGTTCCTTATCGGTGATGAGGGTACCAACGATTAGCAGTCCAACCACCAGCGCACGTCCGGTTATCCAGAGGATCTTCGTGCTGATGATGGATATACGTAGGAGAATGGATCCTTTCGAACCGAGATCCGGTATGAGATTAGTGCTTATTTCTGGACCTTCTCCTGGTGGTGTCGTAGCGTTTTCTTCGCCATCACCGTTGTTTTCGTCTATCATGTATATATTGTGTAGAGAATCGTCCGAAGGGATGGACCGTTGCCTTGGAATATCACTGAAATGACTTCGGCCGCACCGGTGAGGTTGGTGAGCAAGGTCGCGAGAACGAGAATCGAAACGGTAAGGCTGATCACTCGAACGAGCATCTTGCTTCGAGCCTTGCGTAGTTCCAACCAACTTTCGGGGTGATACCCCAGATACCAGAAACTGATAATAGCTGCAAGGTTGATCGAGAGTACGTTGATTAGAACCACTAAGCCCGATCCAACTGCGATGACCGGTTCAAACCAGGCGATCCCGACGCCCATAACTCCAAGCGGCGGTACGAGCGCAGCGGCGATCATCACACCAACGAGACCGACCTCGGCACCTGTCGAGAGACTAAGAGCTCCTGCAACTCCTGCACTGAGTGCAACGATGATCAACAGGGCACCCGGTGCGGTGTGGGTACTGAGCTGGTGAACGGCTTCGATGGACACTTCAGAGGAAACGAACGACGTAAATCGAAGGAGGAGAGCGAAGACGGTCGCGCTAACCATCCCGAGCGCGCTCCCAGTAAGCTGATATCGTATACTCTCGTTGAAGAGTACGTTGTCATCGATAACTGTTGCCACACTGGTGGCCATCGGAGGCCCTATGAGCGGTGCAATCACCATCGAACCGACCAATACGGCCATCGATTCGAGTAGAACACCAGCCGTAGCAATGATAGCACTGATGACCGTCATCAGACCGTAGATGGTGAAGTCCGGAATTAGATCGGCCGCTTTGGAGTGGAGTTCTCCCCGCGAAATACCCTGATATCCGAGTCCTTCGACCTGGCTATAGGGATCTTCGCTTTCGGTTCCGGTGGGTACAACGGCTTCCGGGTCCACTAGAACTATATAGACACGATCCTCCAGTCCGAGTTCATTGAGATCTTCGCGAACCGCTTCAACGCTAGGGGCCGGTACTGGGCAGGAGATCATCGCAGCGGCACTAGCGTCAGTACTGGAATCGGAGATTACATAATCCAAATCATTGCCATCTAGTACCTCAAGGATCGTACTAGGCATCTCTTCGCCCGTGACTAGAATCTTCAATACCCGCATGTCCTTTATTTTCATCAGAAAATATAGGTAATTATACTCACATCTATCTCAGATAGAGCATTTCGGAACGAAGTATCCATTCGTGAAATCGTTCAGTCGACGAGGAATGGACGGTGTTTTCTGTCAAATCTTTCGATACATTCCTCTCTACACAAGGATCTATTCAATAGATGAAGGTTGTTTGGAGCTACATCTCTCTAACTCATTGACTTAGAGCGTGAGAAACCAATGTGTTGTATCCAGTCGACACCGATATGTCCCGATTGATAGAGACATCGCTGCTCAAATCAAGGAGTCATTCGTACCGAGACGGTCGGTACGTCGCCT comes from the Halalkalicoccus sp. CG83 genome and includes:
- a CDS encoding cbb3-type cytochrome c oxidase subunit I — translated: MEENSSYSKPNGLQRWMTTVDHKDIGYLYLVFGGFVGLWGATDAIMVRTELLTPTAGIWGVETYNALFTTHGLSMLFLFATPVAFGLSNHLVPLLVGADDMAFPRVNAVAFWLLPMALLLMRSGILANTLGIVAIRPPMTGWTFYPPLSIRELNLTIDLVLLGLHLSGVSTILSAINFIVTIMIQRDEDVGWERLDIFSWTILTTSGIVVFAFPILGAVLLMILLDRNVGTTFFTVEGGGYILYQHLFWFFGHPEVYILTLPAMGLISLILPKFTGRTLFGFKFVVYSTLAIGVLSFGVWGHHMFTTGVDPRIRSSFMAVTLAIALPSAVKVFNWIATLWDGRVQVTPPLLFCTGAIFNFNLGGITGVFLAALPVNLRYHGTYYVVGHFHFILVGMIVFALFGACYYWFPLLTGQHYDRNLAMAHFWLTMIGALVTFGILLLLGMQGLPRRSATYPLQFAPLQQLATVGAYVMGFGQILWLLNMVKSLRTGERITDADVWNLKQNGMFTREWQWFERRLR
- a CDS encoding MFS transporter, which produces MFTVLIYVISRYIPEYLRLLGAHPAIIGLFGSVVMLLAVSYPYLWRYFQKTSNSVDSLALMGTIASSGLLLWLIAPQLGRLEPIPAWVYVLLGVVLIGSWRPIGLETIGITGNSWLREHMPESRLRTKLVQLGGLVAGILLVTALLAAVPGFVIGFQVILAVTAAAGVTAAVIYYHADTEPRTVSTRQFRGWTAILSEVRSLPDGLRPLLIGDTLVQFALGMVSVFIVVTVTSVLEFNAHLFGYQLSASAFFGVLIFLEVSTGLIATVPVSYFTSRNGRCGTVFASFFISALFPLVLIGMATTPLSLGILFAIFGLRFAGRPAREALIAAETGRGGGDKGTESYRLVRDVLTIPSALIGGAIYAISPIFAFVLATVIGILGVREFMEFTVQPLTG
- a CDS encoding permease; protein product: MDQVTVFLSLGTTLLEALELTVRMAWETWWALVLGFTLAGAIEAFVSEKQMTRTLGGRGWKEVGLGTLFGAASSSCSYSAVSTSKTLFKKGASGVASLGAFMFASTNLVIELGLVIWVLLGWQFVVGEYIGGIIVVILLIISFKHVVPMRWFEDARAHLHKREEAECAACGMTVDTPADEGITQHFDGDLEQFCCTGCLSAYESQVERSEDRSWLETISSVQGWKTAARTTIKEWDMLWVDIAIGFVLAGFVGAFVPASWWEALFSAEGTFSLVVLNTAIAVLIGVLTFMCSIGNVPFALVLWTNGLPFGSVLAFVYADMIIPPLTNLYRKYYGWRLATVLFSALFLAAVLAGVVVHYLMGGLGLIPVQGEVGGHVSGEYTTALNLLFTPVFLGQVYLAYGPNRLEQWIWNVPTRLERVLNQVKESGEIVDAGVRELLRSFDEASDQTDEALASFRSGFDELGVALRLLWQGIRKLKRRLWESYRTIRDGSRME
- a CDS encoding beta propeller repeat protein; translation: MVLTGLGGCLGDGDDAEYGWNEIDSPIEETLYDVVVTFEGPYAVGEAGKIVARRSDEWEVVSEDGPASAANRLSGAAVTDDGRHVWFAGSSGAVGQRDVLNGEGTDRSAPKEKTSSWEDIAVVGRAGEERIHLINGSGELLSGTNRNGDIDWREVTKPGNGTEPTAVEFTDGAGFITDGNGGVYGTAGGDEWQRIGIRSSDSALNDVVALNAQTINVVTGEGSIFLYNGFDWLRLEVGRNGLNAIDRSRDRGFVVGASGAVYEFTDSKWKSQNTPTSKTLRGVTLGTTDYADVAVGDGGLILERFR
- a CDS encoding TIGR00341 family protein, which gives rise to MKIKDMRVLKILVTGEEMPSTILEVLDGNDLDYVISDSSTDASAAAMISCPVPAPSVEAVREDLNELGLEDRVYIVLVDPEAVVPTGTESEDPYSQVEGLGYQGISRGELHSKAADLIPDFTIYGLMTVISAIIATAGVLLESMAVLVGSMVIAPLIGPPMATSVATVIDDNVLFNESIRYQLTGSALGMVSATVFALLLRFTSFVSSEVSIEAVHQLSTHTAPGALLIIVALSAGVAGALSLSTGAEVGLVGVMIAAALVPPLGVMGVGIAWFEPVIAVGSGLVVLINVLSINLAAIISFWYLGYHPESWLELRKARSKMLVRVISLTVSILVLATLLTNLTGAAEVISVIFQGNGPSLRTILYTIYT